In Kordia antarctica, the following proteins share a genomic window:
- a CDS encoding aminotransferase family protein: MIKSLIHSMAVCPDMTKSYPKIQYGKGIYLYDENGKKYLDGSGGSSSVANIGHGRQEIVDVITEQVSRISVLPTHAFSSDVVENYLDRLVDFAPDGYQKSWTVMSGTEAVENAVKLALQYHQLRGENSRYKIISRWNTYHGNSVFMLDIGGMKIRRGLYDKWLNNFPHISPAYNYRRPDALTEAEYVQSLLTEFEQTIVETGPETVAAFIAEPVIAAAMGAVPPPKGYFKGIHNICQKYGILFISDEILSGFGRTGENFGINNFGVIPDIIAAGKGISGGYFPLSAVMASEKVIQPFTDTKTAFLGGHTFACNPVGAAVGNAVLDILEREKLIQNSKNMGEIFRAKLRSLYEFDIVGDVRGVGLQCGIELVKDKITKAPFAPEFGLSKRIGEKAIEKGVVLYPGRGSVDGIAGDHILMTPALTINEEQLDEMVAVVKECLEEVTMELKKETV; this comes from the coding sequence ATGATTAAATCACTAATACACTCAATGGCTGTATGTCCAGATATGACAAAGAGCTATCCAAAAATCCAATACGGAAAAGGAATTTATCTGTATGATGAAAATGGTAAAAAATACCTTGACGGTTCAGGCGGATCATCCTCAGTAGCAAATATTGGACATGGACGACAAGAAATTGTAGATGTAATTACGGAACAAGTATCAAGAATTTCCGTATTACCAACACACGCATTCAGTTCGGATGTAGTAGAAAATTATTTAGATAGGCTTGTAGATTTTGCTCCAGACGGATATCAAAAATCATGGACGGTAATGAGCGGGACAGAAGCTGTTGAAAATGCAGTAAAACTAGCGTTACAATATCACCAATTACGCGGAGAAAATTCAAGATATAAAATCATCTCTAGATGGAACACATATCACGGAAACTCTGTATTTATGCTTGATATTGGCGGAATGAAAATTCGTCGTGGACTCTACGACAAATGGTTAAACAATTTTCCGCATATTTCTCCGGCATACAATTACAGAAGACCTGATGCATTAACGGAAGCTGAATATGTACAAAGTTTACTAACTGAATTTGAACAAACCATTGTAGAAACAGGTCCAGAAACTGTTGCGGCTTTCATTGCAGAGCCAGTAATTGCAGCAGCAATGGGCGCAGTTCCGCCACCAAAAGGATACTTTAAAGGAATCCATAACATTTGTCAAAAATATGGCATTCTGTTCATCTCAGATGAAATCTTATCAGGATTTGGACGTACAGGAGAAAACTTCGGAATCAATAATTTTGGAGTTATTCCGGATATAATTGCTGCAGGAAAAGGAATTAGTGGTGGCTATTTTCCACTATCAGCAGTAATGGCTTCTGAAAAAGTAATACAACCATTTACAGATACCAAAACAGCTTTCTTGGGCGGTCACACATTTGCGTGTAATCCTGTTGGAGCAGCAGTTGGAAATGCTGTTTTAGATATTTTAGAGCGCGAAAAACTCATTCAGAACTCAAAAAATATGGGCGAAATATTCAGAGCAAAATTAAGGTCTCTGTATGAATTTGATATCGTAGGAGATGTAAGAGGTGTTGGATTGCAATGCGGTATTGAACTTGTAAAAGATAAAATAACCAAAGCACCTTTTGCTCCAGAATTTGGACTTTCCAAACGAATAGGAGAAAAAGCAATAGAAAAAGGAGTTGTACTATATCCAGGTAGAGGTTCTGTAGACGGAATTGCTGGAGATCATATTCTTATGACGCCAGCGCTTACCATTAATGAAGAGCAATTAGACGAAATGGTGGCAGTAGTAAAAGAGTGCTTAGAAGAAGTAACTATGGAATTAAAAAAAGAAACCGTATAA
- a CDS encoding non-ribosomal peptide synthetase, with amino-acid sequence MIDFLQKLANNNIYLDLKEGDKLKLYFESERIDSELLQEIKENKEAIITYLKEYGVANVAQNEKYIDKVAESDNYVLSAAQKRLWILSQMDEGSEAYNIPTDITITGDYDIPVLKKAIHAVIERHEILRTVLKKDEQEEIKQWVLDPSETNFAIAYHDMQHENNPHAEIRNYIQQDSYVTFDLETGPLFRVVIFRASHDTYTIYYNMHHIVSDGWSMNILSKDIMSYYEAFKQNKTPNLAELKIQYKDYAAWQYSKLKEAAFETDKTYWLNQLSDERPFLDLPFQKQRPQLKAYDGDSLETYLSLEQSRGLKTFLQSENGSLFTGVLALWNVLFYKYTGLHDITIGTTVAGRDHADLTNQIGCYVNTLALKNKIIPTESFYNFYKKVAASTLTAFNHQAYPFDQLIEDLNVKRDLSRNPLYDVMLVVQNAGEDETEPEITVEPDFADKIFHHRDTKSKFDIQITFQEKGEHLYFFITYNTTLYEETEMRLLLIHFKKLVSEVLTKPNKAIGELTCLSENEQQQLLVDFNPKSDINYPKEETIVSLFEKQVQLRQHETAVVFEDKKLSYLELNTVVNQFANYLKDSCDIQPQDLISVELARSEWLIVSILAVLKLGAAYVPIDPAYPKERINYIRKDSKCKLNIDQATINAFRLVQNTYSNKKPSNSLETNHLAYVIYTSGTTGNPKGVLIEHKNIVRLFYNDAQLFNFNEKDVWCLFHSYCFDFSVWEIFGALLFGSKLVVVPSMTAKDTKLFAELLSKESVTVLNQTPSAFKLLQSEMLASNIAHTIRYVIFGGEALMPEITKAWHEAFPSCALINMYGITETTVHVTYKEITTNDIIANKSNIGTAIPTLACYVLDENLQLVPVGINGELYVSGKGVARGYLNRPELTNERFIQHPFKTNERLYKTGDVACWLPNGDLEYKGRIDDQVKIRGHRIELKEIEFQLLQSESVQQCVVLAQEDEVGEKNLVAYLISDEKETTAVLRTFLSERIPEYMLPSYFVQLDEFPLTANGKINKKALPKPQGLALDIGSNFVVPSTDTEKKLAGLWETILERNKIGIHDSFFELGGHSIKAMTLLTQIHKAFGVKLALKDIFIQPTVERLSILIEASTVEFYQEIPKIATAAHYPVSYEQKRLWLLSQDPKVSASYNMTFYTEMEANLDFEKFEKAIYTVIDRYETLRTVFKEDENGEIRQWILPLEELNFTIDYLDLKSDENAEETAEVYIKEKSSHVFDLENGPLISVGFIMISEDKNVFYYNLHHLISDGLSMQVLSKNLISFYHDYVRDDEPKVQPLRIQYKDYVVWQQQEIASKKTAAYHEMWKQLFKEEIPRVRLPFEKKRPEKFTNVGDGIQFNLGKKCRDDLQKITNLHDGTMYISIIFLVKLMMHKYVGNKKIMVGSSFSTRTHAELEDQIGFYINNLPLVTDIQEEQTLASLYKSVKDHTLEVSSIPWYPLELLIDQITYTYDPSFSGLFNVLVEYHEDQVHDKNAKENTSFINYQYNMPCQFDLSFEFHEHEKDIVCNILYNNSLFEKRHMELFVNRFRNISNQLADYMDVFHQKKLHELNMDQGEENISTKPKRAISLEENF; translated from the coding sequence ATGATTGATTTTTTACAAAAATTAGCAAACAACAATATCTATCTCGATCTTAAAGAAGGTGATAAGTTGAAACTATACTTCGAAAGTGAACGTATAGACAGTGAGCTCTTGCAGGAAATTAAAGAGAACAAAGAAGCAATTATCACATATTTGAAAGAATATGGTGTTGCCAACGTAGCGCAAAATGAAAAATATATTGACAAAGTAGCAGAAAGCGATAATTATGTATTATCTGCTGCGCAAAAAAGGCTGTGGATACTAAGTCAAATGGATGAAGGATCAGAAGCATACAATATTCCAACTGATATAACTATAACCGGCGATTACGATATTCCAGTACTAAAAAAAGCAATTCATGCTGTAATTGAACGTCATGAAATACTGCGTACTGTTCTAAAAAAAGACGAACAAGAAGAAATAAAACAATGGGTTTTAGATCCGTCGGAAACAAATTTCGCCATTGCATATCATGATATGCAACACGAAAATAATCCGCATGCGGAAATTAGAAATTACATTCAACAAGATTCCTATGTAACTTTCGATTTGGAAACAGGACCATTATTCAGAGTCGTTATTTTTAGAGCTTCGCACGATACATATACTATTTATTACAACATGCATCATATTGTAAGTGATGGTTGGTCAATGAATATTTTGTCAAAAGATATCATGTCGTATTATGAAGCGTTCAAACAAAATAAAACGCCAAACCTTGCAGAATTAAAAATTCAATACAAAGATTATGCAGCTTGGCAATATTCAAAATTGAAAGAAGCGGCATTTGAAACAGATAAAACATATTGGTTGAATCAACTTTCGGACGAACGACCATTTTTAGATTTACCATTTCAAAAACAACGTCCACAACTAAAAGCATATGACGGCGATTCGCTTGAAACTTATTTATCACTAGAACAATCTAGAGGATTAAAAACGTTTCTTCAATCAGAAAATGGAAGTCTTTTTACAGGTGTTTTAGCGTTATGGAATGTACTTTTTTATAAATACACGGGACTTCATGACATTACAATTGGGACAACAGTTGCAGGAAGAGATCATGCAGATTTAACAAATCAAATTGGTTGTTATGTAAACACATTAGCATTAAAAAACAAGATCATTCCAACGGAAAGTTTCTACAATTTTTATAAAAAAGTAGCGGCTTCAACCTTAACGGCTTTCAATCATCAGGCATATCCTTTTGATCAATTAATTGAAGATTTAAATGTAAAAAGAGATTTAAGTAGAAATCCATTATATGATGTAATGTTAGTGGTGCAAAATGCTGGAGAAGACGAAACAGAACCTGAAATAACAGTAGAACCGGACTTTGCAGATAAGATTTTTCATCATAGAGACACAAAATCAAAATTTGATATACAAATAACGTTCCAAGAAAAAGGAGAACATTTATATTTTTTCATTACCTACAATACGACTTTGTATGAAGAAACGGAGATGCGTTTGTTATTGATACATTTCAAAAAATTAGTTTCAGAAGTACTCACAAAACCTAATAAAGCAATTGGAGAATTAACGTGTTTAAGCGAGAATGAACAACAACAATTGTTAGTTGATTTTAATCCGAAAAGCGATATAAACTATCCTAAAGAAGAAACGATTGTCAGTCTATTTGAAAAGCAAGTTCAGTTGCGACAACACGAAACCGCTGTTGTTTTTGAAGATAAAAAGCTGTCATATTTAGAATTAAATACTGTCGTAAATCAATTTGCTAATTATTTAAAAGATAGTTGCGACATACAACCACAAGATTTGATTAGTGTTGAATTAGCGCGAAGCGAATGGTTAATTGTTTCTATTCTTGCAGTACTAAAACTCGGTGCGGCGTATGTGCCAATTGATCCAGCATATCCGAAAGAACGGATCAATTACATCCGAAAAGATTCAAAATGCAAACTAAATATCGATCAAGCTACAATTAATGCATTTAGACTTGTACAGAATACATATAGTAATAAAAAGCCGTCAAACTCATTAGAAACGAATCACTTAGCATATGTAATTTACACTTCTGGAACTACAGGAAATCCAAAAGGTGTATTAATTGAACATAAAAATATAGTTCGATTATTTTACAACGACGCACAACTATTTAATTTCAACGAAAAAGATGTTTGGTGTTTATTTCACTCATATTGTTTTGACTTTTCTGTTTGGGAAATTTTTGGAGCTTTACTATTTGGGTCTAAATTAGTTGTCGTGCCAAGTATGACAGCAAAAGATACCAAGTTATTTGCAGAATTATTGTCAAAAGAAAGTGTAACAGTATTGAACCAAACGCCTTCTGCATTCAAACTTTTGCAATCAGAAATGCTCGCTTCTAACATAGCACACACTATAAGATATGTGATTTTCGGAGGAGAAGCGTTAATGCCAGAAATTACAAAAGCTTGGCATGAAGCATTTCCATCATGTGCATTAATCAACATGTATGGAATTACAGAAACTACGGTGCATGTTACGTATAAAGAAATTACAACGAATGATATCATTGCAAACAAAAGCAATATTGGAACGGCAATTCCAACTTTAGCATGTTATGTATTAGATGAAAACTTGCAATTAGTTCCTGTCGGAATTAATGGAGAATTATACGTGTCAGGAAAAGGTGTTGCAAGAGGATATTTGAATCGTCCAGAACTTACAAATGAACGTTTTATTCAACATCCATTCAAGACAAATGAGCGACTTTATAAAACAGGAGATGTTGCTTGTTGGTTGCCTAATGGCGATTTGGAATACAAAGGAAGAATTGACGATCAGGTAAAAATTAGAGGTCATAGAATTGAATTAAAAGAAATAGAATTCCAATTATTACAAAGTGAATCTGTACAACAATGTGTTGTATTGGCGCAAGAAGATGAAGTTGGAGAGAAAAATTTAGTAGCATATCTCATTTCTGATGAAAAAGAAACAACAGCTGTACTCAGAACATTTTTATCAGAAAGAATACCTGAATATATGTTGCCAAGTTACTTTGTACAATTGGACGAATTTCCACTAACAGCTAATGGAAAAATTAATAAAAAAGCATTGCCAAAACCGCAAGGATTAGCACTTGATATTGGTTCAAATTTCGTTGTGCCAAGCACAGATACCGAAAAGAAATTGGCAGGTTTGTGGGAAACAATTTTAGAAAGAAACAAAATAGGGATTCATGATAGTTTCTTTGAATTAGGCGGTCACAGTATCAAAGCAATGACATTACTTACGCAAATTCACAAAGCATTTGGTGTAAAACTAGCGTTAAAAGATATTTTCATTCAGCCAACTGTCGAAAGATTATCAATACTTATAGAAGCGTCAACTGTAGAATTTTATCAGGAAATACCAAAAATAGCAACAGCAGCGCATTATCCCGTTTCGTATGAGCAAAAAAGACTTTGGTTATTAAGTCAAGATCCAAAAGTATCTGCATCCTACAACATGACTTTTTATACGGAAATGGAAGCGAATTTAGATTTTGAAAAATTTGAAAAAGCTATTTACACCGTAATTGATCGTTATGAAACATTACGAACGGTATTTAAAGAAGATGAAAATGGAGAAATACGTCAATGGATACTTCCTTTGGAGGAATTAAATTTTACGATTGATTATTTAGACTTAAAGTCAGATGAAAATGCGGAAGAAACCGCAGAAGTCTATATCAAGGAAAAATCGAGTCACGTATTTGATCTTGAAAATGGACCATTAATCAGTGTTGGATTCATCATGATTAGTGAAGATAAAAATGTTTTCTATTACAATTTACATCATTTAATTAGTGATGGACTTTCTATGCAAGTATTGTCTAAAAACCTAATCAGTTTCTATCATGATTATGTACGAGATGACGAACCAAAAGTACAACCATTGCGTATTCAATACAAAGATTACGTAGTATGGCAACAACAGGAAATTGCAAGTAAAAAAACAGCTGCATATCATGAAATGTGGAAACAATTATTTAAGGAAGAAATTCCTAGAGTTCGTTTGCCTTTTGAGAAAAAAAGACCTGAAAAATTTACAAATGTCGGTGATGGAATTCAATTCAATCTTGGGAAAAAATGTAGAGATGATCTTCAAAAAATTACCAATCTTCATGATGGAACTATGTATATTTCTATCATCTTTTTGGTAAAACTCATGATGCACAAATACGTTGGAAACAAGAAGATTATGGTAGGTTCTTCTTTTTCTACTAGAACACACGCAGAATTGGAAGATCAAATAGGGTTTTACATCAACAATCTTCCATTAGTTACAGATATTCAAGAAGAACAAACGCTAGCATCATTGTATAAATCTGTTAAAGATCATACACTAGAAGTAAGTAGTATTCCTTGGTATCCTTTGGAATTACTAATTGATCAAATTACGTATACATATGATCCTTCATTCTCAGGGTTATTCAATGTACTTGTAGAATATCATGAAGATCAAGTTCATGACAAAAACGCTAAAGAAAACACAAGTTTTATAAACTATCAATACAACATGCCATGTCAATTTGATCTTTCTTTCGAATTTCATGAACACGAAAAAGATATTGTTTGTAACATATTGTACAACAATTCTTTATTTGAAAAACGTCACATGGAACTCTTTGTAAACAGGTTTCGAAACATATCCAATCAATTAGCTGATTACATGGATGTATTTCATCAAAAGAAACTTCATGAATTAAACATGGATCAAGGAGAAGAAAACATAAGTACAAAACCTAAAAGAGCAATTTCTCTCGAAGAGAATTTTTAA